TTCGGCCGACAAGCGCCCCCATGCACCATCCGATTGCAGCACCGCCAACGACGCCAGCAAGAAGCGCCAGGGCCGTATTTGCGGTCAACCACGCCGAGATTGCTCCGCTGATTCCACCCGCGAGGAGCGCTGATGTGATTGCCGCGCCGGCGAGTGCGATGACCGTGTCTCCACGTTTCAATTCCTCTTGCATCACATACTCCTGTCTGGAGAGAAATCAGCCCGTGCCCGCCGGCGCGATCGGTGTCACGTGCCCCGAGGGACGCCTTGAGGAAAGTTCATAGGCATTCTGCAAATTCAGCCAGAACTCGGGTGATGTCTGGAATGCTTCCGAAAGAAGCCACGCCGTTTCGGGCGATATGCCGCGCTTTCCCGCAACGATCTCGTTTATGCGCTGAACCGGTACCCCGAGATGCGCGGCAACGGCCCGCTGGGTGAGCCCCATCGGCGCGATATACTCCTCCAGCAGGATGGCGCCGGGGTGTGTCGCGGTTCTGTGAGATGGAATCATGGCTCTAACTCCTCGGGTGCTACCCGTGATAGTCGACAATACGGACTTCGTACGCGTTCGAGGTTTCCCAACGGAACACGATTCGCCACTGTGCGTTGACTCGAATGCTGTGGCAACCGCGAAGGTCGCCGCGCAACGCCTCCAATCGATTGCCGGGAGGCGAACGGAGGTCGTCCAAAGCGGCTGCTGCATTGAGCATATCGAGTTTTCGCAGCGCCGACTACCGGGTCTCAGCAGGCATACGCCGCACTCGGCTGGATGGCGTTCCATGAAACAGATCCGCCGTCGCCGCGTCTCCAAATGACGCAATCACGCCTGCGAGTGTACTACGTTTCCGGGATGAAGGCAAACGCATACGGGTTCCCCAGGTTGGCTTCATCGCCCCAGAGGCCGATGGTGTCGCGGGAGATGAAGCGGCCGAGGTCCGGGTCCATGTAGCGGGTGCGGTAGTAGTATAGGCCGGTGGCGGCGTCGTAGCGGCGGCCGTTGAAGAGGTAGGCGTTCTGGAAGGCCGAGGCGGCGAGGGGGTTGTTGGCCGCGTCGTAGACGGCGGGCATGCCGTAGTCGGCGTATTCGTAGCGCTCGCGGAGCGCGCCCGAGGCGTCGGCCAGGCCGACGACGTTGAAGAGGTCGTCGTAGAGGTAGTAGTGGTCCTCCATCCCCGCCGCGCCGGGGTCCAGCGTGCGCCCTACGACCCTACCGTTGGCGTCGTAGTGGTAGCGCAGGGCCGTAGAGGCCGTCAGCGTGACATCGTCGCGCGGGCCTACATCGTCGATGCGGAAATCCGCCTCCGAACCCGACGCCCTCCGCCGGGGATGGACGTGTCTTTAAATCAGACTTTCAAAGGGCGGTATGTGTATTACATTCATTCGATTTCGAATTGGATCTGACAGCCATCAGGTATTTCGTGTATCTGGTTGGCCAAACTTGCTCGACTTCGCATGCCTTCTAGGGCATCCATTGCAACAAGATTTCTGATGGCGAATTCACCGCCACAAACAAAAGGTAGACGCGGCACCAATCGAGTGCCGAGATCAAGCGGGCCGTTATTGATCTGCCATTCGTGCCCTAATGAATAGCCGGTGTACAGGTTGCAGTCCTCTAGAATCATTTCTGCCCATGCTTCGATGGAAGGAGCAAGTTGCTCCATTTCTCCGGTTTCCGGGTCGAATCGGCACACGTGATCTTCGTACGTGCAGAACTGCTCCCCAAATATATTCTCTCCGAAGCAATAGAAATCGGGAAGGCCAAGAGAATAGTGC
This is a stretch of genomic DNA from Candidatus Hydrogenedentota bacterium. It encodes these proteins:
- a CDS encoding HigA family addiction module antidote protein, coding for MIPSHRTATHPGAILLEEYIAPMGLTQRAVAAHLGVPVQRINEIVAGKRGISPETAWLLSEAFQTSPEFWLNLQNAYELSSRRPSGHVTPIAPAGTG
- a CDS encoding type II toxin-antitoxin system RelE/ParE family toxin: MLNAAAALDDLRSPPGNRLEALRGDLRGCHSIRVNAQWRIVFRWETSNAYEVRIVDYHG
- a CDS encoding SMI1/KNR4 family protein, whose translation is MRHIDRLITKYASTSLGENQQPEYEALDQISQWSLGDQLIGLLCLRNGFFAFESSLHLFPIDTDYSMNILAWNDRRLWKQHYSLGLPDFYCFGENIFGEQFCTYEDHVCRFDPETGEMEQLAPSIEAWAEMILEDCNLYTGYSLGHEWQINNGPLDLGTRLVPRLPFVCGGEFAIRNLVAMDALEGMRSRASLANQIHEIPDGCQIQFEIE